A single window of Kitasatospora sp. HUAS MG31 DNA harbors:
- a CDS encoding LamG-like jellyroll fold domain-containing protein: MSTQTSLTVANPDGTLTRTDHHQPVRVRRNNAWTPVDATLVRNPDGSWSPRATPSGVQLSGGGSGPLATFTDGKGRSLALTLPFVLPAPTVSGDSVRYAEVLPGVDLNATVTDQGAFREVLVVRDAKAAANPALRNLRLATTTKGLTAGADQDGNITAKADDGTLVFTAPTPVMWDSSTGPAAARNEGKARSAPAGGEPARPGQAADSRATVDTAGSGHSSDKGPGDHARISAIKVAADATSLTLTPDAAQLASPDTVWPVYIDPYVSPAPGGTNHYLEVQEGCAGPGPFDVAQPYGEGVGYQHFTSRCYGLERSFYEFDTSNLNGSMVVSKSTMYLTETHGADNGCDKTWPLTLQFTGAISNGMGWPGPAAAYNIATQNVLSAGDMGACGYRQVTFDVTDTVRSRLGASNLTFGLVGNESKYATNYGFMRFSTNPYIETVFDIAPNVPDQLGTTPASQNPASPACAGGNAGWIGESGSTNGKSNITLNARLTTPMNGVNLWAQFHVWDNMTNNGSGSPADASWPSSNWVASGSTVYANIGGLVADGHTYGWNVVAQDGTLGSPGSPYCYFSVDLTPPSVPTVGGSAVFPPLGSGTAPTGHAGDRATVKVTANDPTPAGCSLAACVSSGVHRFEYALDTNIPGNGATYKPAVPAGNGTATADIPIDVNTTQWGTHTLFVRAVDAAGNTRGTVGQYSFFAPWNPATKVIPGDLTTDGIPDLAATTADGNLVLIRGNSDPAAIPEQASTAGQSPEGNSWTDYLVTHRGSAWTTVDDLFAYSKSTHRLYLYKNDATSGGTPGHFSNTANVTQILTSGSCPAKGSDGTWNKVTQILAAGKLARVADAPDLITVDNKELWYYPGSKQAGCYLNSGVKIGTGDWSNVTLLAPGTVGGVPTLWARDNATGAVTSFPLTFSGGVPTTNVTAPVRAPLVSGILDSAGKNMCADVRYAGTEDGTAVEMYACNGSAAQTFTLGADNTVHALGKCLDVRQGQMVNGTLVQLWTCNNTPAQRWVAGPQPGTLMVAGTTKCLDDPGSSNTSKTQLTIWECRGTPNQVWAATTPGNTLPAAQQVLPVGAGDPRSDAASPGDVDGDGFADLYVASVDGEITRYPGAAPVNGLAQFKAPVVLGSVHQVSERWKLTDAKSTVSAVNNLTVTGGSLVADPARGTVLSLPGTAGSSAATASKVVRTDLSYAVSAWAYLTANGGYATVVGQAGTNVNSFYLTYASGPNAWMYTAPSNDSTSPTSYATVLDTEPAALNTWTHLVAVYDAGTSTMSLYVNGRLKGTAVNTSLWPATGPLVIGNATNSNPFPGRISDVQIWSSALSPSAVSALDGDRPVLTQLS, encoded by the coding sequence TTGTCGACGCAGACCAGTCTCACCGTGGCCAACCCGGACGGCACGCTCACACGCACCGACCACCACCAGCCCGTTCGGGTCAGGAGGAACAACGCCTGGACGCCGGTCGATGCCACCCTCGTCAGGAACCCGGACGGCAGTTGGTCCCCCAGGGCCACACCTTCGGGTGTCCAGCTCTCCGGCGGCGGCTCCGGCCCGCTGGCGACTTTCACCGACGGCAAGGGCCGCAGCCTCGCGCTGACCCTTCCCTTCGTGCTCCCGGCACCCACCGTCAGCGGTGACAGCGTGCGCTACGCCGAGGTGCTGCCCGGAGTCGATCTCAACGCGACCGTGACCGATCAAGGTGCCTTCCGGGAGGTTCTGGTCGTCCGGGACGCGAAGGCGGCGGCGAACCCCGCGCTCAGGAACCTCCGGCTGGCCACCACGACCAAGGGTCTGACGGCCGGCGCCGACCAGGACGGCAACATCACCGCCAAGGCCGACGACGGGACACTCGTCTTCACCGCGCCGACTCCGGTCATGTGGGACTCCAGCACCGGACCTGCGGCGGCCCGAAACGAGGGCAAGGCCCGGAGCGCTCCAGCCGGTGGTGAGCCGGCCCGTCCGGGTCAGGCCGCCGACAGTCGCGCGACCGTCGACACCGCAGGCTCAGGCCACTCGTCGGACAAGGGTCCGGGCGACCACGCCCGGATCTCCGCGATCAAGGTCGCGGCGGACGCCACCAGCCTGACCCTGACTCCGGACGCCGCCCAGTTGGCGAGTCCCGACACGGTGTGGCCGGTGTACATCGATCCCTATGTCAGTCCGGCCCCCGGTGGCACCAACCACTACCTGGAGGTCCAGGAAGGATGTGCGGGGCCTGGTCCCTTCGACGTGGCGCAGCCTTATGGCGAGGGTGTGGGCTACCAGCACTTCACCAGCAGGTGCTACGGACTCGAGCGCTCGTTCTACGAGTTCGACACGAGCAACCTGAATGGAAGCATGGTCGTCTCCAAGTCGACCATGTACCTCACCGAGACGCACGGGGCCGACAACGGCTGCGACAAGACGTGGCCGTTGACCCTGCAGTTCACCGGCGCCATCTCCAACGGCATGGGCTGGCCCGGCCCGGCGGCCGCCTACAACATCGCCACCCAGAACGTGCTGAGCGCGGGTGACATGGGCGCCTGCGGATACCGGCAGGTGACGTTCGACGTCACCGACACCGTGAGGTCGCGCCTCGGCGCCTCCAACCTGACCTTCGGGCTCGTCGGGAACGAGAGCAAGTACGCGACCAACTACGGGTTCATGCGCTTCTCGACCAACCCGTACATCGAGACCGTGTTCGATATCGCTCCCAACGTGCCGGACCAGCTCGGAACCACTCCTGCCTCCCAGAACCCGGCGTCCCCGGCGTGTGCTGGTGGGAATGCCGGATGGATCGGTGAGAGCGGCTCCACCAACGGCAAGTCCAACATCACCCTGAACGCTCGCCTGACCACTCCGATGAACGGCGTCAACCTCTGGGCGCAGTTCCACGTGTGGGACAACATGACGAACAACGGAAGCGGCTCCCCGGCCGATGCGAGCTGGCCGAGCAGCAACTGGGTGGCGTCGGGCAGCACCGTCTACGCCAACATCGGTGGGCTGGTCGCGGACGGCCACACCTACGGCTGGAACGTGGTGGCCCAGGACGGCACGCTCGGCAGCCCCGGTTCGCCGTACTGCTACTTCAGCGTGGACCTCACCCCGCCGAGCGTGCCGACCGTCGGCGGTTCCGCCGTGTTTCCGCCCCTCGGCAGCGGAACCGCGCCCACCGGGCATGCCGGCGACCGCGCGACCGTCAAGGTGACCGCGAACGACCCCACCCCGGCCGGCTGCAGCCTCGCGGCCTGCGTCAGCAGCGGTGTCCACCGGTTCGAGTACGCGCTGGACACCAACATCCCGGGCAACGGCGCCACCTACAAGCCCGCCGTCCCGGCCGGCAACGGTACGGCGACGGCGGACATCCCCATCGACGTGAACACCACCCAGTGGGGCACGCACACCCTGTTCGTCCGCGCGGTCGACGCGGCGGGCAACACGCGGGGAACGGTTGGGCAGTACAGCTTCTTCGCCCCGTGGAACCCGGCCACCAAGGTCATCCCCGGAGACCTGACCACCGACGGTATTCCAGACCTGGCGGCCACCACGGCCGATGGCAACCTCGTCCTGATCCGTGGCAACTCCGACCCCGCTGCCATCCCGGAGCAGGCCTCCACGGCGGGGCAGAGTCCCGAGGGCAACAGTTGGACGGACTACCTCGTCACTCACCGCGGCTCCGCGTGGACCACGGTCGACGACCTGTTCGCCTACAGCAAGAGCACGCACCGCCTCTACCTGTACAAGAACGACGCGACTTCGGGCGGGACACCGGGACACTTCAGCAACACCGCCAACGTGACCCAGATCCTCACGTCGGGCAGTTGCCCAGCCAAGGGCTCGGACGGCACCTGGAACAAGGTCACGCAGATCCTGGCGGCGGGCAAGCTCGCCCGGGTCGCCGACGCCCCGGACCTGATCACCGTCGACAACAAGGAGCTCTGGTACTACCCGGGCAGCAAGCAGGCCGGCTGCTACCTCAACAGCGGCGTGAAGATCGGTACGGGTGACTGGTCCAACGTCACCCTGCTCGCCCCGGGCACGGTCGGTGGGGTCCCCACCCTGTGGGCGCGTGACAACGCCACCGGCGCCGTCACCAGCTTCCCGCTGACCTTCAGCGGCGGGGTGCCGACCACGAACGTCACCGCGCCCGTCCGCGCCCCGTTGGTGTCCGGGATCCTCGACTCCGCCGGCAAGAACATGTGCGCCGACGTCCGGTACGCCGGTACGGAGGACGGTACGGCGGTCGAGATGTACGCGTGCAACGGCAGCGCTGCCCAAACGTTCACGCTGGGCGCCGACAACACCGTGCACGCCCTCGGCAAGTGCCTCGACGTCCGTCAGGGACAGATGGTGAACGGCACACTCGTCCAGCTCTGGACCTGCAACAACACCCCCGCGCAGCGGTGGGTCGCCGGTCCGCAGCCGGGCACCCTGATGGTCGCCGGCACCACCAAGTGCCTCGACGACCCGGGCAGCAGCAACACCTCGAAGACCCAGCTGACCATCTGGGAGTGCAGGGGGACCCCGAACCAGGTCTGGGCCGCCACCACTCCCGGCAACACCCTCCCCGCGGCGCAGCAGGTCCTGCCCGTGGGCGCCGGGGATCCGCGGTCGGACGCCGCCTCGCCGGGCGACGTCGACGGCGACGGTTTCGCCGACCTGTACGTGGCCTCGGTGGACGGCGAGATCACCCGGTACCCGGGTGCCGCGCCGGTCAACGGCTTGGCCCAGTTCAAGGCCCCGGTCGTGCTCGGCAGTGTTCACCAGGTCAGCGAGCGCTGGAAGCTCACCGACGCGAAGAGCACGGTCAGCGCCGTCAACAACCTGACCGTGACCGGCGGAAGCCTCGTGGCGGACCCCGCCCGGGGCACGGTGCTCTCCCTGCCGGGCACTGCCGGCTCCTCGGCCGCCACCGCCTCCAAGGTGGTGCGGACGGACCTCAGCTACGCCGTCTCCGCCTGGGCGTACCTCACGGCCAACGGCGGGTACGCGACCGTGGTGGGTCAGGCAGGCACGAACGTGAACAGCTTCTACCTGACCTATGCGTCCGGTCCGAACGCGTGGATGTACACCGCGCCGTCGAACGACTCGACCAGCCCGACCTCCTACGCGACCGTCCTCGACACCGAACCGGCGGCTCTCAACACCTGGACGCACCTGGTCGCGGTGTACGACGCCGGGACCAGCACCATGAGTCTGTACGTGAACGGCAGGCTGAAGGGCACCGCCGTGAACACCAGCCTGTGGCCGGCCACCGGTCCGCTGGTGATCGGGAACGCCACGAACAGCAACCCGTTTCCGGGCCGGATCAGCGACGTCCAGATCTGGAGCTCTGCGCTCTCCCCGTCCGCGGTCAGCGCGCTGGACGGCGACCGGCCGGTGCTGACCCAGCTCAGCTGA
- a CDS encoding RHS repeat domain-containing protein has product MSRTISGTVAVSSTTAGSSPAPKSLFAAPSALAAEASGTAVAAVADTGGSQGDYTATSLSASGSWTASASGAFTYSYPIATPPALGGSAPSVALSYDSQSVDGETSARNSQSSAIGDGWSYGAGFIERTYRSCGTAGIKDSADECWAGWNATLSLGSHGGQLVRDASGLYHLQSDDGTRVERLTGASNGLWDGEYFKVTTTDGTAYYFGLNHAPGTASDSATNSAWGVPVYHPTSGDPCHDPAKGSDSLCAQQMGYRFNLDFVVDPNGSIQRYDWATEANHYNRGFGQVAASGGGGTLTPYTRAGHLTRISYGYKLDDEIAGREPSAQIVFNLAQRCVTSDTVCQYPNLSPSTAGDWPDTPYDLNCPSTYRTSGTGNDVCLIGAPTFWSTYRLKSIDTKVRDSSGWKDVDTYALTQVFSDAGGTYDPVTGKTQNPQSTGALQSVMWLKSIQRTGKDTTAGAGGATTLDPVTFTGIETDNRVDGLTPAAPPLYHPRISSIQTETGESIAITYRATECSRVNSTMPASADSNTMACYPVWWSTPGAKDPILDWFNKTLVTQVTSSDLTKAGSSAKVTNYAYTGGAAWHRDDSDLTDDRYRTWDQFHGYRTVTTTTGATPDPITQNVVSYLQGMDGDYKADGSVRSVRLANSLGEQVTDSPWLAGSGQESAEYTQAGGSVNHKTLVDEPSGTVTASMPRTAWTSQSPVGALSTLPPVEARRPVAASSRSLALLSDNTTWRTSQARTTFDSLGRVHQVDSKGDLADPSLETCTTTTYADAPAANPMMLQYVRESLIVNGACGTAASPTTTISHTRTFYDGDGTSANPGVPGSLGGNGRHVGLVTSNQTITGYDGGGAPQFQTTGAITYDSYGRVVKSIDVTGATTTSTYTPATGVPATGLSTVNPAGWTASSTLASGRSLVTKAVDANGKVTESTYDALGRRTAVWKPGRSKATQSPDRKFTYALHGSGANPDPSTVVSESLRDNGTYSKAVTIYDGMLQARQTQTTTADASRGRLITSVSYDSHGWAVSTIAPYVDTATAEPNTTMFTEANGTGPSVTRTAYDGQGRPTTTTLVSMATTLWSATTSYKGAERVDTTPPAGGAATSSYTNALGQVTSTVVRDTTADKRLSANAVIASGSSVLSKSTRLAMQADGNLVLTALVGGKVLWSSATSGHPGAFATMQSDGNFVVWDAAKTTQLWSSGTGGHSGGYLKVQGDENVVVFDSTNVQLWSSGTANTASTNDITTRYTYGPGGQLRTVKDAVGNTWTYDHNIQGQLVTKSDPDSGTSTITYDPAGRIATTTDARGQSLSYSYDALGRTNGTYAGTSAADPAKLLAEWTYDTQYKGLPDTSTRYVGGKNGSAYVKKVDSYNANYQPTSVTTVIPAAEGKLAGTYTQRADYTNTIGLPAAAIYNAEAGLPSETVGYGYNNQGGLTGIGSATTTYVANVLYSPLGQVQETTIGDDITKQLRTKQTYDAATGRLATNRVTLQSNTANPLSAVTFGYDRAGNLTAVTDVQSSGGTDRQTDTQCYVHDGQNRLVTAWTDTKGIASATAGQISKCVTGTPSPATIGGPAPYWLDWQYNRLGDRTLQVAHDITGNAARNSTQTSVYPGNGVSAATRPNAVTSITTANPTTGTFTLTPQYDQIGGVKQRDTAGSKTSAQTVTYNEEGRTGTVTTDGKLTSYLYDADGRLLIQRGPATNTLYLFGGAEQLTLDNTTKNVTGQRYYTAPDGTVTVRSGSGITYQPTTPQGTANLQVDASSLAVTRRAFDPYGNPRGPAPTSWADNHGYLGQPTDSTTGLNLLGARQYDPSIGRFLSVDPVFEAGDPNQMGGYTYAGNNPTTKSDPSGLMARGDEDNGHKPCEQSVRCLITIGVLSPEDQGGIGTWVGGQAAGAYKQGCAVIAGPAMPLCGKIVDKAAGLLGVNTNAPNYHKGEAIAEAASFAVAPEADAERLAAKGAPSIARRAADKFRSLFSKEGSTADKAAAGKAAHDVAESQAAKNAYEDVARDTDGAVAKVESETPQAPVTPADTPAPIGTGTGEVTETDLVFRSLREGESASGIVREGGNPDLPPWQHIVHGTDSPWISVTRSPDIMYNRYGEGSADPGGGIHGYVAIDLNRVTGEIADVMNKVEVPSYVFDILGIDVPGTAYRDKEMLVKREIDGSAIVKFWKPGTSYEDIISEIATIKRG; this is encoded by the coding sequence ATGTCCCGGACGATTTCCGGCACCGTCGCAGTCTCCAGCACGACCGCTGGTTCCTCTCCCGCACCGAAGAGCCTCTTCGCCGCGCCGTCCGCACTGGCCGCCGAGGCCTCGGGGACGGCGGTGGCGGCGGTGGCGGACACCGGAGGTTCGCAGGGCGACTACACGGCCACCTCGCTGTCGGCATCCGGTTCCTGGACGGCCTCGGCTTCGGGAGCGTTCACCTACAGCTACCCGATCGCCACCCCGCCCGCCCTCGGCGGCTCGGCGCCCTCCGTGGCCCTGTCCTACGACTCCCAGTCGGTGGACGGCGAGACCTCGGCCCGCAACTCCCAGTCGTCGGCGATCGGTGACGGATGGTCCTACGGTGCCGGCTTCATCGAGCGCACCTACCGCTCCTGCGGGACGGCCGGTATCAAGGACTCGGCCGATGAGTGCTGGGCGGGCTGGAACGCAACGCTGTCGCTGGGCTCGCACGGTGGCCAGCTGGTGCGCGACGCCAGCGGCCTGTACCACCTGCAGTCGGACGACGGCACGCGGGTCGAGCGGCTGACCGGAGCGTCGAACGGGCTCTGGGACGGCGAGTACTTCAAGGTCACCACGACCGACGGCACCGCCTACTACTTCGGTCTGAACCACGCACCCGGAACGGCATCCGATTCTGCGACGAACAGTGCCTGGGGCGTCCCCGTCTACCACCCGACGTCGGGCGATCCGTGCCACGATCCCGCCAAGGGCTCCGACTCGCTCTGCGCCCAGCAGATGGGGTACCGGTTCAACCTCGACTTCGTGGTCGACCCTAACGGAAGCATTCAGCGGTACGACTGGGCGACCGAGGCGAACCACTACAACCGGGGGTTCGGCCAGGTCGCCGCGAGCGGCGGTGGCGGCACGCTGACGCCGTACACCCGCGCCGGCCACCTGACCCGGATCTCCTACGGGTACAAGCTGGATGACGAGATCGCCGGACGTGAGCCGTCCGCCCAGATCGTCTTCAACCTGGCGCAGCGCTGCGTCACATCCGACACGGTGTGCCAGTACCCCAACCTGTCGCCGAGCACGGCCGGAGACTGGCCCGACACCCCGTACGACCTGAACTGTCCGTCCACGTACCGGACGTCGGGCACCGGCAACGATGTCTGCCTGATCGGGGCACCCACCTTCTGGTCCACCTACCGGCTGAAGTCCATCGACACCAAGGTGCGGGATTCATCCGGGTGGAAGGACGTCGACACCTACGCCCTCACCCAGGTGTTCTCCGATGCCGGCGGCACCTACGACCCGGTGACGGGCAAGACACAGAACCCGCAGAGCACGGGCGCTCTGCAGTCGGTGATGTGGCTGAAGTCCATCCAGCGCACCGGCAAGGACACCACGGCGGGCGCCGGCGGCGCGACCACCCTGGACCCGGTGACCTTCACCGGCATCGAGACGGACAACCGCGTCGACGGACTCACCCCGGCGGCGCCCCCGCTCTACCACCCGCGGATCTCCAGCATCCAGACGGAGACGGGCGAGTCGATCGCGATCACCTACCGCGCGACGGAGTGCTCGCGGGTGAACAGCACGATGCCCGCCAGTGCCGACAGCAATACGATGGCCTGCTACCCCGTATGGTGGTCCACACCGGGAGCGAAGGACCCGATCCTCGACTGGTTCAACAAGACCCTGGTCACCCAGGTCACCAGCAGTGACCTGACCAAGGCCGGTTCCTCCGCCAAGGTCACCAACTACGCCTACACCGGTGGTGCGGCCTGGCACCGCGACGACTCCGACCTGACGGACGACCGCTACCGGACCTGGGACCAGTTCCACGGCTACCGCACCGTCACCACCACGACCGGTGCGACGCCCGACCCGATCACCCAGAACGTCGTCTCGTACCTGCAGGGCATGGACGGCGACTACAAGGCCGACGGGAGCGTGCGCAGCGTCAGGCTGGCCAACTCCCTGGGCGAGCAGGTCACCGACAGCCCCTGGCTCGCGGGCTCGGGTCAGGAATCGGCCGAGTACACCCAGGCCGGCGGCAGCGTGAACCACAAGACGCTGGTCGACGAACCCTCCGGCACGGTCACGGCCAGCATGCCGAGGACCGCATGGACCTCCCAGTCACCGGTCGGCGCCCTCTCCACGCTTCCTCCCGTGGAGGCGCGCAGGCCGGTCGCGGCCTCCTCCCGCTCGCTGGCACTGCTGTCCGACAACACCACGTGGCGCACCAGCCAGGCACGGACCACGTTCGACAGCCTGGGCCGGGTCCACCAGGTCGACAGCAAGGGCGATCTCGCCGACCCGTCTCTGGAAACCTGCACCACCACGACCTACGCGGACGCGCCTGCGGCCAACCCGATGATGCTCCAGTACGTCAGAGAGAGCCTCATCGTCAACGGTGCGTGCGGCACCGCCGCTTCGCCGACCACGACGATCAGCCACACCCGGACCTTCTACGACGGCGACGGGACCTCCGCCAACCCGGGCGTTCCCGGGAGCCTCGGCGGCAACGGGCGGCACGTCGGCCTGGTGACCTCCAACCAGACCATCACCGGCTACGACGGGGGCGGTGCACCGCAGTTCCAGACCACGGGTGCGATCACCTACGACTCCTACGGGCGCGTGGTGAAGAGCATCGACGTGACGGGGGCGACGACCACAAGCACGTACACCCCGGCCACCGGCGTCCCGGCCACCGGCCTGTCGACCGTCAACCCGGCCGGCTGGACCGCCAGCAGCACCCTGGCCTCCGGTCGCAGCCTGGTGACCAAGGCCGTCGACGCCAACGGCAAGGTCACCGAGTCGACGTACGACGCGCTCGGCCGCCGCACGGCGGTCTGGAAGCCCGGCCGCAGCAAGGCGACACAGTCCCCGGACCGCAAGTTCACCTACGCACTGCACGGTTCCGGCGCCAACCCGGACCCGTCGACGGTGGTTTCGGAGAGCCTGCGGGACAACGGAACGTACAGCAAGGCCGTCACCATCTACGACGGCATGCTGCAGGCACGCCAGACGCAGACGACAACTGCGGATGCTTCTCGCGGCCGACTGATTACGTCGGTGTCCTACGACTCCCATGGTTGGGCGGTCTCCACGATCGCGCCCTATGTGGACACCGCGACCGCGGAACCGAACACCACGATGTTCACGGAGGCGAACGGCACCGGTCCATCGGTCACCCGGACCGCCTACGACGGCCAGGGCCGCCCGACCACCACCACCCTGGTGTCGATGGCGACCACGCTGTGGTCCGCCACTACCTCGTACAAGGGCGCCGAGCGGGTGGACACGACGCCGCCGGCCGGCGGCGCGGCCACGAGCAGCTACACCAACGCGCTGGGCCAGGTCACGTCGACGGTGGTGCGTGACACCACGGCGGACAAGAGGCTGTCGGCCAACGCGGTGATCGCCTCGGGTTCCTCGGTGCTGTCCAAGAGCACGCGGCTGGCGATGCAGGCCGACGGAAACCTGGTGCTGACCGCGCTGGTCGGCGGGAAGGTCCTGTGGTCCTCGGCCACGTCCGGCCACCCAGGGGCTTTCGCGACCATGCAGTCGGACGGCAACTTCGTCGTCTGGGACGCCGCGAAGACCACCCAGCTGTGGTCGTCGGGCACGGGCGGTCACAGCGGCGGCTACCTCAAGGTCCAGGGTGACGAGAACGTCGTCGTCTTCGACTCCACGAACGTCCAGCTTTGGTCGTCCGGCACCGCGAACACCGCGTCCACCAACGACATCACCACCCGGTACACCTACGGCCCCGGCGGCCAGCTCCGCACCGTGAAGGACGCGGTCGGCAACACCTGGACGTACGACCACAACATCCAGGGCCAGTTGGTCACCAAGTCCGACCCGGACTCCGGGACCTCGACGATCACCTACGACCCGGCCGGACGGATCGCCACCACCACGGACGCCCGCGGTCAGAGCCTGAGCTACTCGTACGACGCGCTCGGCCGTACGAACGGCACGTACGCGGGAACCTCCGCCGCCGACCCTGCGAAGCTTCTGGCGGAGTGGACCTACGACACCCAGTACAAGGGTCTGCCCGACACCTCCACCCGCTACGTCGGTGGGAAGAACGGCAGCGCCTACGTCAAGAAGGTCGACAGCTACAACGCCAACTACCAGCCGACCAGCGTCACCACGGTCATCCCGGCGGCGGAGGGCAAACTCGCCGGCACCTACACCCAGCGTGCCGACTACACGAACACCATCGGGCTTCCCGCCGCCGCCATCTACAACGCCGAGGCCGGCCTGCCGTCCGAGACCGTCGGATACGGCTACAACAACCAGGGTGGTCTGACCGGCATCGGGTCGGCCACCACCACCTACGTCGCCAACGTGCTCTACAGCCCGCTCGGGCAGGTCCAGGAGACCACGATCGGCGACGACATCACCAAGCAGCTGCGCACCAAGCAGACGTACGACGCGGCCACCGGACGCCTGGCCACCAACCGGGTCACCCTGCAGTCGAACACCGCGAACCCGCTCTCGGCCGTGACGTTCGGCTACGACCGGGCCGGCAACCTCACGGCCGTGACGGACGTCCAGTCCTCGGGTGGCACAGATCGCCAGACCGACACCCAGTGCTACGTCCACGACGGGCAGAACCGGCTGGTCACGGCCTGGACCGACACCAAGGGGATCGCCTCGGCGACGGCGGGCCAGATCTCCAAGTGCGTCACCGGTACCCCGAGTCCCGCCACGATCGGCGGTCCCGCACCGTACTGGCTGGACTGGCAGTACAACCGGCTCGGCGACCGCACCCTGCAGGTCGCCCACGACATCACCGGAAACGCGGCCAGGAACTCCACCCAGACCTCGGTGTACCCGGGCAACGGCGTGAGCGCGGCGACGAGGCCGAACGCGGTCACCTCCATCACCACGGCGAACCCGACCACCGGCACGTTCACGCTCACCCCGCAGTACGACCAGATCGGCGGGGTCAAGCAGCGCGACACTGCGGGCAGCAAGACCTCCGCCCAGACGGTCACCTACAACGAGGAGGGCCGGACCGGCACCGTCACCACCGACGGCAAGCTCACGAGCTACCTCTACGACGCCGACGGCCGCCTGCTCATCCAGCGCGGTCCGGCCACCAACACCCTCTACCTCTTCGGCGGCGCAGAGCAGCTCACCCTCGACAACACCACCAAGAACGTCACCGGGCAGCGCTACTACACCGCACCGGACGGCACCGTCACGGTCCGCTCCGGCAGCGGCATCACCTACCAGCCCACCACCCCGCAGGGCACCGCCAACCTGCAGGTCGACGCCTCCAGCCTGGCCGTCACCCGTCGCGCGTTCGACCCCTACGGCAACCCGCGCGGCCCCGCGCCCACGAGCTGGGCCGACAACCACGGCTACCTCGGCCAGCCCACCGACAGCACCACCGGCCTCAACCTCCTGGGCGCCCGGCAGTACGACCCGTCCATCGGTCGCTTCCTGTCCGTCGACCCCGTCTTCGAGGCCGGCGATCCCAACCAGATGGGCGGCTACACCTACGCGGGCAACAACCCCACCACCAAGAGCGACCCCTCCGGCCTGATGGCCCGCGGCGACGAGGACAACGGACACAAGCCCTGTGAGCAGTCCGTCCGCTGCCTCATCACCATCGGCGTCCTCTCGCCCGAGGATCAGGGTGGCATCGGCACCTGGGTCGGTGGCCAGGCCGCCGGTGCATATAAGCAGGGCTGTGCCGTAATCGCCGGACCGGCCATGCCCCTCTGCGGAAAGATCGTCGACAAGGCTGCCGGGCTCCTCGGGGTGAACACCAACGCCCCCAACTACCACAAGGGCGAGGCCATCGCCGAGGCAGCCTCCTTCGCCGTCGCCCCTGAGGCCGACGCCGAAAGGCTCGCCGCCAAGGGCGCCCCGAGCATCGCCCGCCGGGCCGCCGACAAGTTCCGAAGCCTGTTCAGCAAGGAAGGCAGCACCGCCGACAAGGCCGCCGCAGGCAAGGCCGCCCACGACGTCGCCGAGTCCCAGGCCGCCAAGAATGCCTACGAGGACGTCGCCCGCGACACCGACGGCGCCGTAGCCAAGGTCGAAAGCGAAACCCCCCAGGCCCCCGTCACCCCTGCGGACACCCCGGCCCCAATCGGAACCGGGACAGGCGAGGTCACAGAAACCGATCTGGTCTTCCGCTCCCTTCGGGAAGGTGAGAGCGCGAGTGGAATTGTCCGCGAAGGCGGAAACCCCGACCTTCCACCGTGGCAGCATATTGTTCACGGCACAGACTCGCCATGGATATCTGTGACCCGGAGCCCGGACATCATGTACAACAGGTACGGGGAGGGGAGTGCAGATCCAGGGGGAGGCATACACGGATACGTCGCCATCGACCTCAATAGGGTCACCGGGGAAATAGCAGACGTAATGAACAAAGTGGAAGTTCCGAGCTACGTGTTCGACATCCTCGGGATCGATGTTCCAGGGACGGCATATCGCGACAAAGAGATGCTCGTGAAGCGCGAAATTGACGGGAGCGCGATAGTAAAATTCTGGAAGCCTGGAACTAGCTACGAAGATATCATCTCAGAGATTGCCACCATTAAGCGAGGGTAA